From the genome of Xyrauchen texanus isolate HMW12.3.18 chromosome 22, RBS_HiC_50CHRs, whole genome shotgun sequence, one region includes:
- the akap12a gene encoding A-kinase anchor protein 12, whose protein sequence is MGATASSAQQDSRCEEDAAPEEQTAGASDARDDANADDKLLQTNRQISSLHIKTKNHADELNGHFEERVLADVGSGFVTIKEDGTIDDLHDVDTLQPNTQNESREMVNSDGVSVEGMEEDGQVNDINEDGFKKIFRFVGFKFTLKKDTCEKTEGEGLLPNEQVEKVASTSEYFEATKVTITEAAYENISYENTPDDPLNSAVSAQPEGADPSQKTENETKVDQEADIGEHNLEVTPFKEQEKVAEASPESEEPISPIKQFFTEGIFASLRKKKKEAEIQKDRKEEELKIIDQIDAAKEAEKEGSKCICIDIPHIISEEEKDLQGKGDIKFLPEEELQKSLEKDKVQGSPLKRLFRKFSTRRQRENKTVENVIEAVEKVSEQPESSSELPEVQKVEEPLIEEPKSSEEEQLADVNPQDNKKKSDSTVTWEALVCGGSARKRARKAYDETPDKGEEHEKKNESPLGSSFEGDYEHLTSSSDQAGSPGEGQAGSTWKTFKKMVSPKRKVRTGESSSPEPILSDSEMTKDDSFSIKKLIPGHKKRKSDAMQEQTSSDEAGKDAESGDEDDETPAIIPLSEYEIIEPESLRELNEKLVEITIEHEMTEMTSQVLDKDKPNESEPKLAAKVSNNVHVPSENFEELTDFISKHQQLNDIPEEGIEESIEMPISSAECTTQDDSFAEDFVVPASEELIGEHTTEMVSAVSQLTESPKISGHVTPVAAEYSIQMSDVILQEAVQSMCMTPSVQSVTTKDDSQKSLAVSLSPYILQSSTPEETKVLVAHKKTDATAICTGLISQEIESLEEHLPAPLVEEVPEVSDALLTELVSDNLTDVPEVAGLGTDDVYEAEIVEVKTKYKKQIITNATETELNIEQEIQLMAEQDKEECPTEPVMGIEPVYVAVIDTIQREAVLDQVIAENIHDPETEGPLHPVLEESVYIQPVHCTEVTAEVENMIKLPDDELSAAEFEQAALPEVLEFLTHYVASVPDTTRSEAADIHKEGNDIFASTVECLETKYTISPISDPIKAEVIEVEDRIQTELVESVHEDVHEMQLDIKDTVLKTAGAQVETVIQVVSAGDSAIVVEDICEQIQEIGGGKMEQQKIENIHVEESMDVVASEDFQNFDAENISGTAAEFFVWEELQDKQLNIPAEEVSLPETVLVEETEEVDIVTMEPEEMPKELDTYVEDKVEEDACDKTDRKGLNEEEELAVKEKQPLTYIEADELENLEVSAHTHISEASPEIIENDDGTENTEMVSGIREDSDVSESSKDVLEHKETTAEPEAKSEVMLTHLETAVPQVETKPIQTEIMDFQTELSLDSEQSPETSKEDKQTITTDNIKTVKVLEMVGIIENVTKQSEMEKLVPVAQALVVSELPKVTEKDNDALAITELIAELRAY, encoded by the exons ATGGGAGCTACAGCATCATCCGCGCAACAGGACAGTAGATGTGAGGAAGACGCAGCGCCGGAGGAACAGACTGCGGGGGCGAGTGATGCTCGGGATGACGCCAATGCTGATGACAAG TTGttacagacaaatagacagatctCCAGTTTGCATATAAAGACAAAGAACCATGCAGATGAATTAAATGGACACTTTGAGGAGAGGGTACTTGCAGATG TTGGCTCAGGGTTTGTTACTATAAAAGAAGATGGCACAATTGATGATCTTCATGATGTGGATACCCTTCAACCAAACACTCAGAACGAGAGCAGAGAAATGGTTAATTCAGATGGTGTGAGTGTGGAGGGAATGGAGGAGGATGGCCAAGTAAATGATATCAATGAAGATggcttcaaaaaaatcttcagaTTTGTTGGATTTAAGTTCACCCTGAAAAAAGACACATGTGAAAAGACTGAAGGAGAAGGGTTACTACCAAATGAGCAAGTAGAGAAAGTGGCAAGTACCTCTGAATACTTTGAGGCAACCAAAGTGACAATCACTGAGGCAGCATATGAAAACATCTCATATGAGAACACGCCTGATGATCCATTGAACAGTGCCGTGTCTGCCCAGCCTGAGGGAGCTGATCCCTCtcaaaaaacagaaaatgaaaccaaagTGGATCAGGAAGCAGATATAGGGGAACATAATTTAGAGGTCACACCTTTTAAAGAACAGGAAAAAGTTGCTGAAGCAAGTCCTGAGTCAGAGGAGCCGATTTCGCCAATCAAACAATTCTTTACAGAAGGAATTTTTGCCAgtttaagaaagaaaaagaaagaggcgGAAATACAAAAAGACAGAAAGGAAGAGGAACTCAAAATAATTGATCAAATAGATGCTGCAAAGGAGGCTGAAAAAGAGGGTAGTAAATGCATATGCATTGATATACCTCATATCATATCTGAAGAAGAAAAAGATTTACAGGGGAAAGGAGACATCAAGTTTTTACCTGAAGAAGAACTACAGAAATCTCTAGAGAAAGATAAAGTACAAGGAAGTCCACTTAAAAGACTTTTCAGGAAATTTTCCACAAGAAggcagagagaaaataaaactgtTGAAAATGTGATTGAGGCTGTGGAAAAAGTCTCTGAACAGCCTGAGTCATCATCGGAATTGCCAGAGGTCCAGAAAGTGGAGGAACCACTGATTGAAGAACCAAAATCATCTGAAGAGGAGCAGTTGGCTGATGTTAACCCTCAAGATAACAAAAAGAAATCTGACTCCACCGTTACCTGGGAGGCACTGGTTTGTGGTGGTTCTGCTAGGAAAAGGGCTAGAAAAGCATATGATGAGACACCAGACAAAGGAGAGGaacatgagaaaaaaaatgaatctCCACTAGGAAGTTCTTTTGAGGGCGATTATGAACATCTTACGTCATCCAGTGATCAAGCTGGAAGTCCTGGAGAAGGACAGGCAGGATCCacttggaaaacatttaaaaaaatggtcaGCCCAAAGAGGAAGGTAAGAACGGGAGAAAGTAGCTCACCTGAACCGATTCTTTCAGACAGTGAAATGACCAAAGATGACTCATTTTCGATAAAGAAACTTATTCCAGGGcataaaaagagaaaatctgaTGCAATGCAAGAACAGACATCCTCTGATGAGGCTGGTAAGGATGCTGAAAgtggtgatgaagatgatgaaacaCCAGCGATTATTCCATTGTCCGAGTATGAAATAATAGAGCCTGAAAGTCTTCGAGAGTTGAATgaaaaactagttgaaattacTATAGAACATGAGATGACAGAGATGACTTCACAAGTGTTAGACAAGGACAAACCAAATGAATCAGAGCCCAAGCTTGCAGCTAAAGTTTCAAATAATGTACATGTTCCATCAGAAAACTTTGAAGAACTGACAGACTTCATAAGCAAACATCAACAACTGAATGATATACCAGAGGAAGGGATCGAGGAAAGCATAGAAATGCCAATATCATCTGCTGAGTGTACAACACAGGATGACTCCTTTGCTGAGGACTTTGTAGTGCCTGCAAGTGAAGAATTAATTGGGGAgcacacaactgaaatggtctcagcAGTCTCCCAGCTAACAGAATCACCCAAGATATCTGGGCATGTTACACCAGTGGCGGCTGAATACAGCATTCAGATGTCAGATGTGATCTTACAAGAAGCTGTTCAATCTATGTGCATGACTCCAAGTGTTCAGTCAGTAACCACAAAAGATGATAGCCAAAAATCCCTGGCTGTGTCACTTTCACCTTATATTCTACAGTCATCCACACCAGAAGAAACAAAAGTTTTAGTTGCACATAAGAAAACAGATGCAACAGCAATATGTACAGGTCTAATATCTCAGGAAATAGAATCTTTGGAAGAACATCTTCCTGCACCCTTAGTGGAGGAGGTACCTGAAGTAAGTGATGCTCTCCTGACTGAATTAGTCTCTGATAACCTGACAGATGTACCCGAAGTAGCAGGACTTGGGACAGATGATGTCTATGAAGCTGAAATCGTGGAAGTTAAAACAAAGTATAAGAAACAAATTATAACAAATGCCACTGAAACTGAACTCAATATAGAGCAAGAAATTCAGTTGATGGCAGAGCAGGACAAAGAGGAATGTCCAACAGAACCAGTGATGGGTATTGAACCAGTTTATGTGGCAGTGATTGATACAATACAACGTGAAGCTGTGCTGGACCAGGTAATTGCTGAAAACATCCATGatcctgagacagaaggtccatTACACCCAGTGTTAGAAGAATCTGTGTATATACAACCAGTACATTGCACCGAAGTAACTGCTGAAGTTGAAAACATGATCAAGCTTCCAGATGATGAATTGTCAGCTGCTGAGTTTGAGCAAGCTGCACTACCTGAAGTGTTGGAGTTTTTGACACATTATGTAGCCAGTGTTCCTGACACTACTCGAAGTGAAGCTGCAGACATTCATAAAGAAGGAAATGACATTTTTGCCTCTACTGTGGAATGTCTTGAAACCAAATATACTATTAGTCCAATTTCAGATCCCATAAAGGCAGAGGTGATCGAAGTAGAAGACAGGATACAAACAGAATTAGTTGAATCAGTGCATGAGGATGTTCATGAAATGCAATTGGACATAAAAGATACAGTCTTAAAAACAGCAGGGGCACAAGTAGAGACAGTTATTCAAGTTGTCTCAGCAGGTGATTCAGCAATTGTTGTGGAAGACATCTGTGAGCAAATACAAGAAATTGGAGGGGGAAAAATGGAACAGCAGAAAATTGAGAACATACATGTAGAGGAGAGTATGGATGTTGTTGCTTCAGAAGATTTTCAAAATTTTGATGCTGAAAACATTTCAGGAACTGCAGCTGAATTTTTTGTCTGGGAAGAGTTGCAGGATAAACAGTTAAACATACCAGCCGAGGAGGTGTCACTTCCAGAAACAGTATTAGTTGAGGAGACTGAAGAGGTGGATATAGTTACAATGGAGCCTGAAGAAATGCCCAAAGAATTAGATACTTATGTAGAAGATAAAGTGGAAGAAGATGCATGTGACAAaacagacaggaaaggtctgaatGAGGAAGAGGAACTTGCCGTGAAGGAAAAGCAACCATTAACATACATTGAAGCAGATGAATTAGAGAATCTAGAGGTTTCTGCGCATACACATATTTCTGAGGCATCTCCTGAAATTATTGAAAACGATGATGGAACAGAAAATACAGAGATGGTTAGTGGAATAAGAGAGGATTCAGATGTTTCTGAGAGTTCAAAGGATGTATTGGAGCACAAAGAAACAACAGCAGAGCCTGAAGCTAAATCTGAAGTCATGCTAACACATCTAGAAACTGCTGTTCCCCAAGTTGAGACAAAACCTATACAAACAGAAATCATGGACTTTCAAACAGAATTGAGTCTGGACAGTGAACAAAGTCCAGAAACTTCCAAAGAggataaacaaacaataacaactgACAATATTAAGACTGTTAAAGTTTTAGAGATGGTTGGTATTATAGAGAATGTAACAAAACAATCAGAGATGGAGAAACTAGTACCAGTAGCACAGGCACTTGTAGTATCTGAGCTACCAAAGGTCACAGAAAAAGATAATGATGCATTAGCAATAACTGAATTAATTGCTGAA CTCAGGGCCTACTGA
- the LOC127662472 gene encoding mucin-2-like, producing the protein MLKCEPAEQVVEKPLAIKLQIENVEIKDEIPPLMDMNEESSAVTKLEVAPISQTLSLSSEIEAKTLKTATLEVTEPKVETHVATEVEVETELKVETPLVTSVVAELEVDSPVVTSMTKTIDTHSSSATSENQNKDTDTAFLTEEGKEQVVGIPTVTPAVLTLAEALDVVTTVVALGNGSRPVTSVKDIQDLTLLVCTPAVDPVAVSTVEMQNVTPVVKTLALSSGIVTDTTPPEVVILTVNALSKTSVVSSVVETPVMTPVVDTTTVAPPVEIPIETPELKISTVGNVTVALTATPMVETSVVSVTNIEMPIVAMPAVTPVTETSVVSPVVETTVASTTSEITSKPISVAETLVVTPVNETPDVVSVTVTEAIAPVIYPSQVTAETSVMTTVVETPAVKQVTVTEIPAVTPLVVAPLVTPLAETSVVSQVVEHQALKSVAVTEIPDMTTALASVIVTGAASTAVTAKAETPVVTPVVVTPAVTPVAETSVVTPVDESPAVKPVTMKETSVVTPVEETIAVKPVAMRETPVFTPVVVTPAVTPIAQISLVMPVVESPTSKPVVVTEKTVVTQAVEIPAVKPVAVSETSVVTQVVETVEIKRTAVTETPLVTPLVESPAVKPVAVTDASTVTAAVVVKPVVTPVAETLGRSTVEESPAVNPAAMGETPVLTPVVVTPAVTPVAEKSLVMPVVAETPVVTPVIEILAVKPVEITETPVVTPLAEASVVTPVVKTPAVKPVAVAETPDVTTALASAIVTGAASTAVTAKAETSAVSPVVDIPLLMPTAVAVAETPVVTPVVVTPAVTPVAETSVVTPVDESPAVKPVTMKETSVVTPVEETIAVKPVAMRETPVFTPVVVTPAVTPIAQISLVMPVVESPTSKPVVVAEKTVVTQAVEIPAVKPVAMSETSVVTQVVETVEIKRIAVTETPLVTPLVESPAVKPVAVTDASTVKAAVVVKPVAETLGRSTVEESPAVNPAAMGETPVLTPVVVTPAVTPVAEKSLVMPVVAETPVVTPVIEILAVKPVEITETPVVTPLAEASVVTPVVKTPAVKPVAVAETADVTSMVVTPALVSVIVTEAASPVLTLTVIAKAETSVVSQVVENPKVMQTAVAETPVFTPVVVTPALSPVAETAVVIPVLEIPEVKPVATQVVVTSAVTPVAETPLVMPVVEIPTKKSVTMTQTQDVTPVVETPAIKPVAEIPVVTPDVSPLAETSVVIPVLETPEVKPVAMAKTPVFTPVVVTSAVTPVAETPLVMPVVEYPAEKSVAMTQTPVVTPVVETTAVKPVPVTETPIVTPVVATPVLHSVIVTQAASSVFTPAVTAIAETSIVCPVVETPAVKLITVAETPVVTPVLQTSALVTVIESVATLPVISPAVSPLENKSVESPVVETPAVKPVADTSDGIQMVVTPTVIQTAETSVVSPVVEIRAVKPPTVTVDETPVVNPEVPVTSVTSIVPSVFGTPVINEVVETPTVTSTVEKPAKAPVLGIPSIASVVVTPVVKEKMAELSDVSGNYINPQLVTEKEVKTSVLTEGNAKGSLQHESIATSTELQSEVEDDVWEDAVDNIGDAVLTQADGVPKDTAAEEASDAPI; encoded by the coding sequence ATGCTAAAATGTGAACCTGCTGAACAGGTAGTCGAGAAACCACTGGCAATCAAGCTGCAGATAGAAAATGTGGAAATTAAAGATGAAATACCACCACTAATGGATATGAATGAGGAGTCATCAGCTGTTACCAAACTAGAAGTAGCACCCATTTCACAGACACTGTCATTGAGCTCTGAAATAGAAGCAAAAACACTCAAGACAGCTACCCTTGAAGTGACAGAGCCAAAGGTAGAAACACATGTGGCAACAGAAGTTGAAGTAGAGACGGAACTCAAAGTGGAGACCCCACTTGTGACATCAGTGGTTGCAGAACTTGAGGTAGATTCACCAGTAGTTACATCTATGACAAAAACTATTGACACACACAGCTCTTCTGCAACATCAGAGAATCAAAACAAAGACACTGACACCGCATTCTTGACAGAAGAGGGCAAAGAACAAGTTGTAGGGATACCCACTGTAACCCCTGCGGTATTGACACTGGCTGAAGCTCTGGATGTAGTTACAACAGTTGTGGCTCTTGGCAACGGATCAAGGCCTGTAACTTCAGTGAAAGACATACAAGATTTGACTCTATTGGTATGTACACCAGCTGTTGATCCAGTGGCTGTGTCAACAGTAGAGATGCAAAATGTGACTCCAGTAGTCAAAACTTTAGCTCTCAGTTCGGGGATAGTAACAGATACTACACCTCCTGAAGTAGTTATACTGACTGTGAATGCATTATCAAAAACTTCAGTTGTGAGCTCAGTAGTAGAAACTCCAGTAATGACCCCAGTGGTAGACACAACAACTGTGGCCCCACCAGTAGAAATCCCAATTGAGACTCCAGAGTTGAAGATATCAACGGTAGGAAATGTCACAGTTGCACTAACTGCAACCCCTATGGTGGAGACATCAGTTGTTTCAGTGACAAATATTGAAATGCCAATAGTAGCTATGCCAGCTGTGACCCCAGTAACAGAAACATCAGTTGTGAGCCCAGTAGTCGAAACTACAGTTGCTTCCACTACATCAGAAATCACATCAAAACCAATTTCAGTTGCAGAGACATTAGTTGTGACCCCAGTGAATGAGACACCAGATGTGGTTTCAGTGACAGTAACAGAGGCCATAGCTCCAGTAATATATCCATCACAAGTTACAGCAGAAACATCAGTTATGACCACAGTAGTAGAAACTCCAGCAGTAAAACAAGTTACAGTGACAGAGATACCAGCTGTGACCCCATTGGTGGTTGCACCACTTGTGACTCCACTAGCAGAAACATCAGTTGTGAGCCAAGTAGTAGAACATCAAGCATTAAAGTCAGTTGCGGTGACAGAGATACCAGATATGACAACAGCTCTTGCATCGGTGATAGTAACAGGGGCTGCATCTACAGCTGTGACTGCAAAAGCAGAGACACCAGTTGTGACCCCAGTGGTGGTGACACCAGCTGTGACTCCAGTGGCTGAAACATCAGTTGTGACCCCTGTAGACGAAAGCCCAGCAGTAAAGCCAGTTACAATGAAGGAGACATCAGTTGTGACCCCAGTAGAAGAAACTATAGCAGTAAAGCCAGTTGCAATGAGAGAGACACCAGTTTTTACCCCGGTAGTAGTTACACCAGCTGTGACTCCAATTGCACAAATATCTTTGGTGATGCCAGTAGTAGAAAGTCCAACATCAAAGCCAGTTGTAGTGACAGAGAAAACAGTTGTGACCCAAGCTGTAGAAATTCCAGCAGTAAAGCCAGTTGCAGTGTCAGAGACATCAGTTGTAACCCAAGTTGTAGAAACTGTAGAAATTAAGCGAACTGCAGTGACGGAAACACCACTTGTGACCCCTTTAGTAGAATCTCCAGCAGTAAAGCCAGTTGCAGTGACCGACGCATCAACTGTGACAGCAGCAGTGGTGGTGAAACCAGTTGTGACTCCAGTAGCAGAAACATTAGGTAGAAGTACAGTAGAAGAATCTCCAGCAGTAAATCCAGCTGCAATGGGAGAGACACCAGTTTTGACCCCAGTGGTAGTAACACCAGCTGTGACTCCTGTAGCTGAAAAATCTTTGGTGATGCCAGTAGTTGCAGAGACACCAGTTGTGACCCCAGTTATAGAAATTCTAGCAGTTAAGCCAGTTGAAATTACAGAGACACCAGTTGTGACTCCACTAGCTGAAGCATCAGTTGTGACCCCAGTAGTAAAAACTCCAGCAGTAAAACCAGTTGCAGTGGCAGAGACACCAGATGTGACAACAGCTCTTGCATCGGCGATAGTAACAGGGGCTGCATCTACAGCTGTGACTGCAAAAGCAGAAACATCAGCTGTGAGCCCAGTAGTAGATATACCATTATTAATGCCAACTGCAGTTGCAGTGGCAGAGACACCAGTTGTGACCCCAGTGGTGGTGACACCAGCTGTGACTCCAGTGGCTGAAACATCAGTTGTGACCCCTGTAGACGAAAGCCCAGCAGTAAAGCCAGTTACAATGAAGGAGACATCAGTTGTGACCCCAGTAGAAGAAACTATAGCAGTAAAGCCAGTTGCAATGAGAGAGACACCAGTTTTTACCCCGGTAGTAGTTACACCAGCTGTGACTCCAATTGCACAAATATCTTTGGTGATGCCAGTAGTAGAAAGTCCAACATCAAAGCCAGTTGTAGTGGCAGAGAAAACAGTTGTGACCCAAGCTGTAGAAATTCCAGCAGTAAAGCCAGTTGCAATGTCAGAGACATCAGTTGTAACCCAAGTTGTAGAAACTGTAGAAATTAAGCGAATTGCAGTGACGGAAACACCACTTGTGACCCCTTTAGTAGAATCTCCAGCAGTAAAGCCAGTTGCAGTGACCGACGCATCAACTGTGAAAGCAGCAGTGGTGGTGAAACCAGTAGCAGAAACATTAGGTAGAAGTACAGTAGAAGAATCTCCAGCAGTAAATCCAGCTGCAATGGGAGAGACACCAGTTTTGACCCCAGTGGTAGTAACACCAGCTGTGACTCCTGTAGCTGAAAAATCTTTGGTGATGCCAGTAGTTGCAGAGACACCAGTTGTGACCCCAGTTATAGAAATTCTAGCAGTTAAGCCAGTTGAAATTACAGAGACACCAGTTGTGACTCCACTAGCTGAAGCATCAGTTGTGACCCCAGTAGTAAAAACTCCAGCAGTAAAACCAGTTGCAGTGGCAGAGACAGCAGATGTGACCTCAATGGTTGTGACACCAGCACTTGTTTCAGTGATAGTAACAGAGGCTGCATCTCCAGTATTGACATTAACTGTGATTGCAAAAGCAGAAACATCAGTTGTGAGCCAAGTAGTAGAAAATCCAAAAGTAATGCAAACTGCAGTTGCAGAGACACCAGTTTTTACCCCAGTGGTGGTGACACCAGCTTTGTCTCCAGTAGCTGAAACTGCAGTTGTGATTCCTGTATTAGAAATTCCAGAAGTAAAGCCAGTTGCAACCCAAGTAGTAGTTACTTCAGCTGTGACTCCAGTCGCAGAAACACCACTGGTGATGCCAGTAGTCGAAATTCCAACAAAAAAATCAGTTACAATGACACAGACACAAGATGTGACCCCTGTAGTAGAAACTCCAGCCATTAAGCCAGTTGCAGAGATACCAGTTGTTACCCCAGATGTGTCTCCACTAGCTGAAACTTCAGTTGTGATTCCTGTATTAGAAACTCCAGAAGTAAAGCCAGTTGCAATGGCAAAGACACCAGTTTTTACCCCAGTAGTAGTTACATCAGCTGTGACTCCAGTAGCAGAAACACCATTGGTGATGCCAGTAGTAGAATATCCAGCAGAAAAGTCAGTTGCAATGACACAGACACCAGTTGTGACCCCAGTAGTAGAAACTACAGCAGTTAAGCCAGTTCCAGTGACAGAGACACCAATTGTGACCCCAGTGGTGGCAACACCAGTTCTGCATTCAGTAATAGTAACACAGGCTGCATCTTCAGTATTTACACCAGCTGTGACTGCAATAGCAGAAACATCAATTGTGTGCCCAGTAGTCGAAACACCAGCAGTAAAGCTAATTACAGTTGCAGAGACACCAGTTGTGACCCCAGTGTTACAGACCTCAGCTCTGGTTACAGTGATTGAATCAGTGGCTACACTTCCAGTCATTTCACCAGCTGTGAGTCCATTAGAAAATAAATCAGTTGAAAGCCCAGTAGTAGAAACTCCAGCAGTAAAGCCAGTTGCAGACACATCAGATGGAATCCAAATGGTGGTGACACCAACTGTGATTCAAACAGCAGAAACATCAGTTGTGAGCCCAGTAGTTGAAATTAGAGCAGTAAAACCTCCCACAGTTACAGTGGATGAGACTCCAGTCGTGAATCCAGAGGTACCAGTGACATCAGTGACATCAATTGTCCCCTCAGTATTTGGCACACCAGTTATAAATGAAGTGGTGGAGACCCCCACTGTGACCTCAACAGTAGAGAAACCTGCTAAAGCCCCTGTGTTAGGGATACCATCTATTGCTTCAGTGGTTGTGACACCAGTGGTAAAGGAAAAAATGGCAGAGCTTTCAGATGTATCTGGAAATTATATTAATCCACAACTTGTGACTGAGAAAGAGGTGAAGACATCAGTTTTAACTGAAGGAAATGCAAAGGGCTCCTTGCAGCATGAGTCCATTGCAACTTCAACAGAACTTCAATCAGAGGTGGAAGATGATGTGTGGGAGGATGCTGTAGATAATATTGGAGATGCTGTACTGACGCAAGCAGATGGTGTGCCAAAAGATACTGCTGCTGAAGAAGCATCTGATGCTCCAATTTGA